The following are encoded in a window of Nitrospirota bacterium genomic DNA:
- the cheY gene encoding chemotaxis response regulator CheY has translation MPADLNMKILVVDDMSTMRRIVKNILKQIGFTNMEEAENGQEALTKLRAEPFGFVVSDWNMPVMPGIEMLRAIRADETLKHIPVLMVTAEAQKENLIEAIQAGVNNYVVKPFTAETMQEKINKIFNK, from the coding sequence ATGCCGGCAGATCTGAATATGAAGATTCTCGTGGTGGACGATATGTCCACTATGCGGAGAATCGTGAAAAATATTCTGAAACAGATCGGGTTTACCAATATGGAAGAGGCCGAGAATGGGCAGGAGGCGCTCACCAAGCTCCGCGCCGAACCGTTCGGGTTCGTCGTCTCCGATTGGAATATGCCGGTGATGCCGGGGATCGAGATGCTTCGTGCGATCCGCGCGGATGAAACACTCAAACATATTCCCGTGCTCATGGTCACGGCCGAAGCCCAAAAAGAAAATTTGATCGAGGCCATCCAGGCCGGCGTCAACAACTATGTTGTGAAGCCGTTCACGGCGGAAACGATGCAAGAAAAGATCAACAAGATTTTCAATAAATAG
- a CDS encoding protein-glutamate O-methyltransferase CheR, with protein sequence MDQALTKQAAKQASLVMSDETYKQFRAFIYEQTGISFQDNQKYLLESRLLPRLKEHKLATYEDYYHYLRFDTYRDKELSSLYELITTNETYFYRDIPQLENFIKTVVPALMEANKATKQIRIWSAACSTGDEPYTLAIMLLEHLPLAGWNIEILATDINDAVLAQARTGVYEAHTLRHVPNMLKKKYFVEQKGHFELTAAVKGRVKFMNLNLYDRPRLKLVRGIDAVFCRNCLIYFDDKAKLQIVTDLHGTLKQNGYLVIGFSESLTNMGNLFRTMQTGRSVVYQKV encoded by the coding sequence ATGGACCAAGCTCTGACAAAGCAGGCAGCGAAGCAAGCGTCGCTCGTCATGAGCGACGAGACCTACAAGCAGTTTCGTGCATTCATCTACGAGCAGACCGGTATCTCCTTTCAAGACAACCAAAAGTATTTACTGGAAAGCCGTCTGTTGCCGCGGCTCAAGGAGCACAAGCTGGCAACCTATGAGGACTACTACCACTATCTGAGGTTTGACACCTATCGGGACAAAGAACTCTCCTCGCTCTACGAGCTCATCACCACGAATGAAACGTATTTCTATCGCGATATCCCACAGCTGGAAAATTTCATCAAGACCGTCGTGCCTGCGCTGATGGAGGCCAATAAGGCCACCAAGCAGATTCGCATCTGGAGTGCGGCCTGTTCGACAGGCGATGAGCCCTACACCCTCGCCATCATGCTGCTCGAACATCTTCCGCTTGCCGGCTGGAACATCGAGATTCTGGCGACGGATATCAATGACGCAGTGCTGGCGCAGGCGAGGACCGGCGTCTATGAAGCTCATACGCTGCGCCATGTTCCGAACATGCTGAAGAAGAAATATTTCGTGGAGCAGAAAGGGCACTTTGAGCTGACGGCGGCGGTCAAGGGGCGAGTCAAATTCATGAATCTCAATCTCTACGATCGGCCTCGACTGAAGCTGGTTCGAGGGATCGATGCCGTCTTTTGCCGAAATTGTCTGATCTATTTCGACGACAAAGCCAAATTGCAAATTGTCACGGACCTTCATGGCACGCTCAAGCAGAACGGATATCTCGTGATCGGATTCTCAGAGTCGCTCACGAACATGGGGAATCTATTTCGGACCATGCAGACAGGACGTTCCGTCGTCTATCAAAAAGTCTAA
- a CDS encoding protein phosphatase CheZ — protein sequence MITRDSAARSGQPEPSDHSDLDEEESGDTQLFEKIGELTRFIDTTIKTISQFSAPMSATAEQLPDATSHLKDLRKLTEDGTHKIMELVEAIEENRKRADMQFDALVNGLASSDAATVKSKIVAIRATLAADNKPLMDIITALSFQDLVAQSVNKLVTIIDEVEHKLLELVVVFGPYTKGAGKAEAGKASDMLKQLSATKNTSMQQDLADEILKQYGFN from the coding sequence ATGATCACACGCGATTCGGCAGCAAGGTCGGGCCAGCCCGAGCCCTCCGACCACAGCGACCTCGACGAGGAGGAGTCTGGGGACACACAGCTGTTCGAGAAGATCGGAGAGCTGACACGTTTTATCGACACGACCATTAAGACCATCTCCCAGTTCTCCGCTCCGATGAGCGCGACGGCGGAGCAGCTCCCCGACGCCACATCTCATCTGAAAGATCTTCGCAAGCTGACGGAAGACGGCACCCACAAAATTATGGAGCTGGTCGAAGCGATCGAAGAGAACCGGAAGCGTGCAGATATGCAATTCGATGCACTCGTGAACGGGTTGGCCAGTTCTGACGCCGCCACCGTGAAGTCGAAGATCGTGGCGATTCGGGCCACCCTTGCTGCCGACAATAAGCCGCTGATGGACATCATCACGGCATTGTCGTTCCAGGATCTGGTCGCGCAGAGCGTGAATAAACTTGTGACGATCATCGATGAGGTGGAGCACAAGTTGCTCGAATTAGTGGTGGTCTTTGGGCCGTACACCAAGGGCGCAGGTAAAGCTGAAGCGGGTAAAGCCTCTGACATGCTGAAGCAACTCTCCGCGACCAAGAACACGTCCATGCAGCAGGATTTGGCCGACGAAATTCTCAAGCAATACGGATTTAACTGA
- a CDS encoding chemotaxis response regulator protein-glutamate methylesterase, with amino-acid sequence MVKTIQVLIVDDSTFMRKSLSSMLTKDPRIAIVGMARNGEEALQLVHQLKPDVVTMDVEMPGMNGIEALKRIMAEHPVPVLMVSSLTTEGAGDTLKALELGAVDYIPKQLDGVAMKIHDIQDELIAKIVAASQAGGKVRARNLNGAPRPVITPRPMGLTSHSVSVTRGSRIVAIGCSTGGPQALIEVLPAFPSDFPAGIVIVQHMPKTFTKPFADRMNSLCGLEVKEAADGDEVKPGRILIAPGGVQCRVKRRTITSTVISLSPNIEHHLHAPSADIMMQSVASVYEERGIGVILTGMGHDGLEGMKAIKAAKGRTIAQDEKSCIVYGMPKAVVEAGCADKVIPLSGVVGEILNMV; translated from the coding sequence ATGGTCAAAACGATTCAAGTCCTGATCGTCGACGATTCGACATTTATGCGGAAGAGCCTCTCGTCGATGTTGACGAAGGATCCGCGCATTGCGATCGTCGGTATGGCGCGCAACGGAGAAGAGGCGTTGCAGCTCGTGCATCAGCTGAAACCGGATGTCGTGACGATGGATGTCGAGATGCCTGGCATGAACGGCATCGAGGCCCTCAAACGCATCATGGCCGAACATCCCGTCCCCGTGCTGATGGTCAGTTCCCTCACGACCGAAGGCGCCGGCGACACCTTGAAGGCGCTGGAGTTGGGCGCCGTCGATTACATCCCCAAGCAGCTCGATGGCGTGGCCATGAAGATCCACGACATTCAAGATGAATTGATCGCCAAAATTGTTGCCGCCAGCCAAGCGGGCGGCAAAGTGCGAGCACGCAACCTGAACGGGGCCCCTCGTCCCGTCATTACGCCTCGTCCGATGGGGCTCACCTCCCATTCGGTCAGCGTCACGCGAGGCAGTCGGATCGTGGCCATCGGCTGTTCGACCGGGGGACCACAGGCGTTGATCGAAGTACTTCCCGCCTTTCCCTCCGATTTTCCAGCGGGGATCGTCATCGTACAACATATGCCGAAGACCTTCACCAAACCCTTTGCCGATCGCATGAACTCGCTCTGCGGCCTCGAAGTGAAGGAAGCCGCCGATGGGGATGAAGTGAAGCCTGGTCGCATCTTGATCGCGCCTGGAGGGGTTCAATGCCGGGTCAAACGTAGAACCATCACCAGCACCGTGATTTCCTTGAGCCCGAACATCGAGCATCATCTACATGCCCCCTCCGCCGACATCATGATGCAGTCGGTCGCCTCGGTGTACGAAGAACGGGGCATCGGCGTCATTCTGACCGGTATGGGGCACGATGGTCTGGAAGGCATGAAGGCCATCAAGGCCGCCAAGGGCCGGACCATCGCCCAGGATGAAAAGTCCTGCATCGTCTACGGCATGCCGAAAGCGGTGGTGGAAGCAGGCTGCGCGGATAAAGTCATTCCGCTGTCGGGGGTCGTGGGAGAAATTCTCAATATGGTGTAG
- a CDS encoding PilZ domain-containing protein, which yields MPTSVQANMPRSDERREWLRIDDRVLLEYRLIIELEESSIPGMPPASDQAIAEAMRKPAADFFAQQGEHLAHSPLLPWMMKVDWLLEVIVKTLAQMHPGGVPIAQIADVNLSGGGIGFVSPRCFAAEDKLSIKVVLPPFTPIDATARVIRSIASKDGQGFDIATEFVSLAPTDQEHLIRHILQTQAERLRARRNHTS from the coding sequence GGCTTCGAATCGACGATCGCGTCCTTTTGGAATATCGGCTCATCATCGAGCTGGAGGAGTCCTCCATACCTGGGATGCCCCCAGCAAGCGACCAGGCGATTGCGGAGGCCATGCGTAAGCCGGCAGCCGACTTCTTTGCGCAACAGGGAGAACATCTGGCGCATTCGCCGTTGCTTCCCTGGATGATGAAAGTCGACTGGCTGCTGGAAGTGATCGTTAAGACGCTCGCGCAGATGCATCCTGGCGGAGTGCCCATCGCCCAGATCGCCGATGTCAATCTCAGCGGTGGGGGCATCGGCTTTGTCTCCCCGCGGTGCTTTGCCGCCGAGGACAAATTGAGCATCAAAGTCGTGCTGCCGCCATTCACGCCGATCGATGCGACGGCACGGGTCATTCGCTCGATTGCGAGCAAGGATGGACAGGGCTTCGACATCGCGACCGAATTTGTGTCCCTCGCTCCCACCGATCAGGAACACCTCATCCGCCACATTCTACAGACACAGGCTGAGCGATTGCGTGCACGCCGTAATCATACGAGCTGA
- a CDS encoding chemotaxis protein CheA, with product MSDEADEMKEILNDFLTESTEMIDVLDQRFLALEADPNNADLLNEIFRAMHSMKGGAGFLGFNHLVDVTHRGESILNKMRQGEMAVIPSIINVILEAVDVVKAIMHDIRATGTDTNVPTEEMAKKLDDVLAGKFEGTTPATKPSMAAPAPSPAATPSPDPAAPASPPQTIGEILVHDGLASKEQVFDALTQQQKQPEPKQALGELLIQAKVISERALDQALHKQEKPGKSADEDQTIRVETRRLDSVMNLVGELVLGRNRLIKIGGVLDETHESDPQVRALGETLTQLNLVTTDLQLAVMKTRMLPIKKVLAKLPRLVRDLSQKLGKQVRLETHGEETELDKSVADEIGDPLVHLVRNAIDHGIEMPTERHERNKPVEGVLRIAASQEGNSIVIRIQDDGKGIPIDKVKAKALSKGLVSEAELSAMEPREVVNLIFLPGFSTAENVTDVSGRGVGMDVVRTNIRKMNGTVEIESEQGKGSLITIKLPLTIAIIQALMVEVERATFAIPLSSVIEAVRITKSDIKTINGREVLHLRDRVLPLLRLAQEFDIPVDPNRERFNVVVTALGDRRIGVVVDELRSQEEVVIKSIWEYLDSIKGISGATITGDGKVVLILDISELVENAHAWHQAVAVAA from the coding sequence ATGAGCGATGAAGCAGATGAGATGAAGGAAATTCTCAACGACTTTTTAACCGAGTCGACGGAGATGATCGATGTGCTCGATCAGCGATTCCTTGCCCTGGAGGCCGATCCGAATAACGCCGATCTCTTGAATGAAATATTCCGTGCCATGCATAGCATGAAAGGCGGAGCGGGTTTCCTGGGATTCAATCATCTCGTGGACGTCACGCATCGGGGCGAGAGTATTCTCAATAAAATGCGGCAGGGTGAAATGGCGGTCATTCCCTCGATCATTAACGTCATTTTGGAAGCCGTCGACGTGGTCAAGGCCATCATGCACGATATTCGTGCCACCGGCACCGATACCAATGTGCCGACAGAGGAGATGGCCAAGAAACTCGACGATGTCTTAGCCGGGAAATTTGAAGGGACAACGCCCGCAACGAAGCCATCCATGGCCGCTCCGGCCCCATCACCAGCCGCGACCCCATCCCCGGATCCGGCGGCGCCAGCCTCGCCACCTCAGACGATCGGCGAGATCCTCGTGCATGATGGCTTGGCATCGAAGGAACAGGTGTTCGATGCCTTAACCCAGCAGCAGAAACAGCCAGAGCCGAAGCAAGCTCTTGGAGAACTGCTCATCCAGGCCAAAGTTATTTCCGAACGGGCACTCGACCAGGCACTGCACAAACAGGAGAAGCCCGGGAAGTCGGCTGACGAAGACCAAACGATCAGAGTCGAGACGCGCCGGTTAGATTCTGTGATGAATCTCGTCGGCGAACTCGTCTTAGGGCGGAACCGCCTGATCAAAATCGGCGGGGTCCTCGACGAAACCCATGAGTCGGATCCTCAAGTACGCGCCTTGGGTGAAACCCTCACACAATTGAACCTTGTGACGACGGACCTCCAACTAGCCGTCATGAAAACCAGAATGCTTCCGATCAAAAAAGTGCTCGCGAAGTTGCCGCGCTTAGTACGCGACCTCTCGCAGAAACTCGGGAAGCAAGTCCGTCTGGAAACGCACGGAGAAGAGACGGAGCTCGATAAGTCCGTCGCCGATGAAATCGGCGATCCCTTGGTCCACTTGGTGAGAAATGCCATCGACCATGGCATCGAAATGCCGACGGAACGGCATGAAAGAAACAAACCGGTCGAAGGCGTTTTGCGAATCGCTGCCAGCCAGGAAGGCAACAGCATCGTTATTCGTATTCAGGACGACGGCAAAGGCATCCCCATCGACAAAGTGAAGGCCAAGGCGCTGTCCAAAGGGCTGGTGAGCGAGGCCGAGTTGTCCGCCATGGAACCTCGCGAAGTCGTAAACCTGATTTTCTTGCCGGGGTTCAGCACGGCTGAAAACGTGACGGACGTGTCCGGACGCGGTGTGGGGATGGACGTCGTCCGCACCAACATCCGCAAGATGAACGGCACCGTGGAGATCGAGTCAGAGCAGGGGAAGGGCAGTCTCATCACCATTAAGCTTCCGCTGACCATTGCGATCATTCAAGCGCTGATGGTCGAAGTGGAGCGTGCCACCTTTGCCATTCCGCTCAGTTCCGTCATCGAGGCCGTCCGGATTACCAAATCGGACATCAAGACCATCAATGGACGCGAAGTCCTGCATCTGCGCGATCGCGTCTTGCCGTTGCTCCGTCTCGCGCAAGAGTTCGATATTCCCGTCGATCCCAACCGCGAGCGCTTCAATGTCGTCGTGACGGCTTTGGGCGACCGGCGGATCGGCGTCGTGGTCGATGAACTCCGCTCCCAAGAAGAAGTTGTGATCAAGTCGATTTGGGAATATCTGGACAGCATCAAGGGCATTTCAGGCGCCACCATCACCGGAGACGGAAAAGTCGTCTTGATCCTGGATATTTCCGAGTTGGTCGAGAATGCCCATGCGTGGCACCAGGCCGTTGCAGTTGCGGCCTAG
- a CDS encoding helix-turn-helix domain-containing protein, which yields MFPANGMVSADGEILTVMDVARFLRVPKSTVYKLARVGELPASKIGKHWRFLRRDIHEWMHSRSQQA from the coding sequence ATGTTTCCAGCGAACGGAATGGTTTCGGCGGACGGCGAGATCTTGACGGTCATGGACGTAGCCCGGTTTCTCCGGGTGCCCAAGTCCACCGTATACAAGCTTGCGCGTGTCGGTGAATTGCCGGCGTCGAAAATCGGGAAGCATTGGCGCTTCCTCCGTCGTGACATCCATGAATGGATGCACAGTCGCTCTCAACAGGCGTAG
- a CDS encoding P-loop NTPase — protein sequence MATIVSIASGKGGVGKSVIAANLALLLAKQGKRVVLADLDIGGADMHILFGLLNPPLTLTDFLSRRVERLGDVAQALPVHPGLTLIPGTGDTLATANMPHAKKKRLIRHLRELEADVVVVDIGAGTSYHALDFFLMADHHVTVATPDPTSVLDLYRFIKLAAIRRVLSSFLSRDAMADALSDRDFSSVEEVLEVAGQTNEAGRAVAEATLRTFHPALILNRVTGRSRVNTSVLKKLLTQYIGASLTSLGEIPDDPAIGRAVRGYLPVVDSEPASPAAVALKTTADALAIHMEESRRVQEDLAQAALAASLLVSSYDYGVHAIAQPVSVECGG from the coding sequence ATGGCCACTATCGTCTCTATCGCGTCGGGCAAAGGAGGAGTCGGCAAAAGTGTGATCGCGGCCAATCTGGCGTTGCTCCTGGCCAAACAAGGCAAACGCGTCGTGCTGGCCGACCTCGATATCGGCGGCGCAGACATGCACATTTTGTTCGGACTCTTGAATCCTCCACTCACCCTGACGGACTTTCTCAGTCGTCGTGTTGAACGGCTCGGGGACGTCGCACAGGCCCTCCCGGTCCACCCAGGCCTCACATTGATTCCTGGAACAGGCGACACGCTCGCGACCGCGAACATGCCGCATGCCAAAAAGAAACGACTCATTCGTCATTTACGGGAGCTTGAGGCCGATGTCGTCGTCGTGGATATCGGTGCGGGGACGAGTTATCACGCGCTGGATTTCTTTTTGATGGCGGATCACCATGTGACGGTCGCCACACCCGATCCCACCTCGGTACTGGATCTCTACCGCTTCATCAAACTCGCCGCGATCCGCCGCGTCCTGTCTTCGTTCCTCTCACGGGATGCGATGGCTGACGCGCTGTCGGATCGTGATTTTTCCAGCGTCGAAGAGGTGCTCGAAGTCGCGGGTCAGACCAACGAAGCCGGGCGAGCTGTTGCTGAAGCGACCCTCCGGACGTTTCACCCGGCCCTCATTCTCAATCGAGTAACCGGACGCTCCCGCGTCAACACTTCCGTGCTCAAGAAACTACTCACTCAATATATCGGGGCTTCGCTGACCTCATTAGGAGAGATTCCCGACGACCCCGCGATAGGACGAGCTGTTCGAGGATACCTGCCGGTCGTCGATTCCGAGCCGGCCTCTCCTGCCGCAGTGGCGCTGAAGACCACTGCCGACGCTTTGGCCATCCATATGGAGGAATCACGACGAGTACAAGAAGACCTTGCCCAAGCCGCTCTTGCAGCCAGCCTCCTCGTCAGCTCGTATGATTACGGCGTGCACGCAATCGCTCAGCCTGTGTCTGTAGAATGTGGCGGATGA
- a CDS encoding methyl-accepting chemotaxis protein, producing the protein MNTFLKGMNIGPKFAISMGAIAAVMSLIGLGIIYQQEQDKLQLLLEQRGKLLETQIQITRSYIAQNYVGKLKKSKVGSDIVVAKDHANNPDAIPFPATATREMGEEANKSGLFTARMISQSPINPANSPKDAFETEAARAVMGGAESFSRIEEVNGVLTFRRASVDKATSSACIGCHTDKQVGDVLGVLSIGMNMTKGKAASDKSLWSTAGLLLGIILTLVIATYLLLRSIVLKPLAHMANITKDIAQGEGDLTKRVPTDGNDEIAQFGGYFNMFIDKLQKMIGKVAHVTDKVASASVELSATAEEISRGTDTLTSRAAQTAAAVEEMNATVSQVAQNSGKAATLAQETVQTAKNGGSVVADTISGMQHLSEAVSNSATIIAELGKSSDQIGEIVRVIEDIADQTNLLALNAAIEAARAGEQGRGFAVVADEVRKLAERTTKATKEIGDMIRQIQQDTRGAVDSMQEGTQKVSGGVELVNKTGEALTRI; encoded by the coding sequence ATGAATACGTTCTTGAAGGGCATGAATATCGGACCGAAGTTTGCGATATCGATGGGAGCGATCGCTGCGGTGATGTCACTCATCGGGCTGGGCATTATTTATCAGCAGGAGCAAGATAAATTACAGTTACTGTTGGAACAGCGCGGGAAACTGCTTGAAACCCAGATTCAGATCACCCGAAGCTACATCGCGCAGAATTATGTCGGGAAACTGAAAAAGAGCAAGGTCGGAAGCGATATCGTCGTGGCGAAGGACCATGCGAACAACCCCGATGCGATTCCCTTTCCGGCAACCGCGACTCGTGAAATGGGAGAAGAAGCCAACAAGAGCGGGCTCTTTACGGCCAGGATGATCAGCCAAAGTCCCATCAATCCAGCCAATTCGCCGAAGGACGCGTTTGAAACGGAGGCGGCGCGAGCCGTGATGGGCGGAGCCGAGAGCTTTTCTCGCATCGAAGAGGTCAACGGGGTGCTCACGTTCCGTCGGGCATCGGTGGACAAGGCTACGTCGTCAGCCTGCATCGGCTGCCACACGGACAAACAGGTCGGCGACGTTCTGGGCGTGCTAAGCATCGGCATGAACATGACGAAAGGCAAGGCTGCATCCGATAAATCGTTGTGGAGCACGGCCGGTTTGCTGCTGGGGATTATCCTGACCCTTGTCATCGCAACGTATCTGCTGCTCCGCAGCATTGTCCTCAAGCCGCTGGCTCACATGGCGAATATTACCAAGGACATTGCTCAGGGCGAAGGCGATTTGACGAAGCGTGTGCCAACTGACGGCAACGATGAAATTGCCCAGTTCGGCGGCTACTTCAATATGTTCATCGATAAATTGCAGAAGATGATCGGCAAAGTCGCCCATGTGACCGATAAGGTCGCCTCCGCGTCGGTCGAACTGTCCGCGACCGCGGAGGAAATCTCCAGGGGCACCGATACCCTGACCTCCCGCGCGGCACAGACCGCCGCTGCGGTGGAGGAAATGAATGCGACGGTGAGTCAGGTCGCTCAGAATTCCGGCAAGGCGGCGACGCTGGCGCAAGAGACGGTCCAGACCGCGAAGAACGGCGGGTCGGTGGTGGCCGATACCATCTCCGGCATGCAACATCTGTCGGAAGCCGTCTCCAACTCGGCGACCATCATTGCCGAGCTGGGCAAGTCGTCCGATCAAATCGGTGAAATCGTCCGCGTCATTGAAGATATCGCCGATCAGACCAATTTGTTGGCTCTGAACGCAGCGATCGAAGCCGCCCGAGCCGGTGAACAGGGGCGGGGATTCGCCGTCGTCGCCGACGAAGTCCGCAAGTTGGCGGAGCGGACGACCAAAGCCACCAAGGAAATCGGCGATATGATCCGGCAAATTCAGCAGGACACACGCGGCGCGGTCGATTCGATGCAAGAGGGGACGCAGAAAGTCAGCGGCGGCGTCGAACTGGTCAACAAGACCGGTGAAGCGCTGACGCGTATC
- a CDS encoding chemotaxis protein — MATLINEIDARTRLAGANQMELLLFHLGTNELFGINVFKVREVMKLPELTRVPEADSRVVGMANIRGTMVPVIALKRSLGLGEHEVDLTRLEAKENGILIITEYNGSLQAFHVAAVDRIIRTSWSQIKTPPALVRENNKGAVTAVTMLDNGRMVLILDVEKTLSDICPRPDDEVFAGLHVMPELKSKCVLFADDSSVARTQIRKALEKLGVPFIQTTTGKEAWDYLQQLADVAAKEGVSHVHGVNLVLSDIEMPDMDGFTLTKHIRADPRLAHLPVILHSSLTGTCNQDKGRQVGATDYVTKFDPKMFAEKLMRYII, encoded by the coding sequence ATGGCCACACTTATTAACGAAATCGATGCGCGGACCAGGCTCGCCGGCGCCAATCAGATGGAACTGTTGCTGTTTCACCTGGGGACCAACGAGCTCTTCGGGATCAACGTCTTCAAAGTCCGTGAAGTGATGAAGTTGCCGGAGCTCACGCGCGTTCCTGAAGCGGACAGCCGCGTCGTCGGCATGGCCAATATCCGCGGGACGATGGTGCCGGTCATCGCGCTCAAGCGCAGTCTCGGTCTCGGCGAACATGAGGTCGATCTCACCAGACTCGAAGCGAAAGAAAACGGCATTCTTATCATCACCGAATACAACGGCAGCTTGCAGGCCTTTCATGTCGCGGCCGTCGACCGGATCATTCGCACGTCCTGGTCGCAGATCAAGACCCCTCCGGCATTGGTTCGTGAAAATAATAAAGGAGCGGTGACTGCCGTCACGATGCTGGACAATGGGCGCATGGTGCTGATCCTCGATGTCGAGAAAACACTCAGCGATATCTGCCCGCGTCCCGACGACGAAGTGTTTGCGGGGCTGCATGTGATGCCGGAACTGAAATCCAAATGCGTATTGTTTGCGGACGATTCGAGCGTCGCCAGGACTCAGATCCGGAAGGCGTTGGAAAAACTCGGCGTGCCTTTTATTCAAACGACCACCGGGAAAGAGGCTTGGGACTATCTGCAGCAACTGGCGGACGTGGCGGCCAAGGAAGGGGTGTCCCACGTGCACGGGGTCAATCTGGTCCTGAGCGATATCGAAATGCCGGACATGGATGGATTCACCTTGACGAAGCATATCCGGGCGGATCCGAGGTTGGCGCATCTTCCGGTGATTTTACATTCCTCGTTGACGGGAACCTGTAATCAGGACAAAGGCCGCCAAGTCGGCGCCACGGATTATGTGACGAAGTTCGATCCCAAAATGTTCGCGGAAAAATTGATGCGGTACATCATTTAA